One window of the Flavobacteriaceae bacterium YJPT1-3 genome contains the following:
- a CDS encoding glycosyltransferase family 4 protein produces MKKLLYVGNRLSQKGKTVTSIETLGNLLEQEGYTVYKTSSRSNKVLRLLDMLYTTFNRRNDVDYVLIDTYSTLNFWYAYAVGRLCQVLSLPYIPILRGGDLPKRLHTHPKACQRLFKNAQINVSPSPYLMEVFRQAGISNLKLIPNTLELDRYPFRQRAEIRPKILWVRAFDAIYNPMMALEVLQFLLKSNPKAELCMVGPDKDGSLGACQAFAIEHQLPVTFTGKLEKAAWIDMAADYDIFLNTTTIDNTPVSVMEAMALGLPVVSTRVGGIPYLLTENETALLVPSGDVFACSQAIRQLLDDPKKAQQIASNARGLVATMDWQTVKSQWFELFN; encoded by the coding sequence ATGAAAAAACTACTGTACGTAGGCAACCGGCTCTCGCAAAAGGGTAAAACGGTCACCAGTATCGAGACCCTGGGTAACCTTTTGGAACAGGAAGGGTATACGGTGTATAAGACCAGCAGTAGGTCTAACAAAGTCTTACGCCTTCTGGATATGCTGTACACCACTTTTAATCGGCGAAATGACGTAGACTATGTGTTGATCGATACCTACAGCACCTTAAATTTTTGGTACGCCTATGCCGTGGGCCGGCTCTGTCAAGTCCTCAGCCTGCCCTATATCCCTATTCTGCGAGGCGGGGACTTGCCCAAACGCCTACATACACACCCCAAAGCGTGTCAGCGCCTCTTTAAGAATGCCCAGATCAATGTTTCTCCTTCGCCTTATTTGATGGAGGTCTTTAGGCAAGCCGGTATCTCTAATTTGAAGTTGATTCCCAATACCCTGGAATTGGACCGGTATCCCTTTCGCCAACGAGCGGAAATCCGACCTAAAATTTTATGGGTACGTGCCTTTGATGCCATCTACAATCCCATGATGGCTCTGGAGGTTCTTCAGTTTCTTTTGAAGTCGAATCCAAAAGCAGAACTTTGTATGGTAGGGCCCGATAAAGACGGTTCTCTAGGGGCGTGTCAAGCTTTCGCAATAGAACATCAACTCCCGGTCACCTTTACCGGGAAGCTCGAAAAGGCAGCCTGGATCGATATGGCTGCCGACTATGATATATTTCTCAATACCACCACGATTGACAATACTCCCGTTAGCGTGATGGAGGCCATGGCGCTGGGTTTACCCGTGGTCAGTACCCGGGTGGGCGGCATTCCGTATCTGCTCACCGAAAATGAAACGGCATTGCTGGTGCCATCCGGAGACGTGTTTGCCTGTAGTCAGGCCATCCGACAATTGCTGGACGACCCCAAAAAGGCCCAGCAAATAGCATCAAATGCCAGAGGACTAGTGGCTACCATGGACTGGCAGACGGTAAAAAGCCAATGGTTTGAGCTTTTCAATTGA
- a CDS encoding O-antigen ligase family protein, giving the protein MSKLSPKYHQLYVQIILLHAAIGFAIYLFRPLGLLYFVGAIVFFLYKIFKRGNRNNEALIAAAYMTGAEVFFRMTTSGIPYETGKYSVICFLLIGLFFSGSSRKSAPYWLYLLILIPGIIVSAVNLNYSTDVRNAIIFNLSGPFCLGIAALYCFHRRITVRQYRFVLWSLLFPIVTMTVYLFFYTPDTREVLSGTASNFALSGGFGPNQVATVIGIGMFVLFVELFSNSRTKLLFFLNLGLLLFLSYRAIITFSRGGVVTAVIMSVIFVYLFFNRVNAIRKAKISFSLILIGIAIAGLWTYSSYRTMGLIDKRYANQDAAGRVKESISTGREELISSELTFFVENPVTGIGVGKTREYRMEKYGILAASHNEVSRLLSEHGILGLLALFLLILVPLIFRIQNRKNILFYSFLAFWFLTINHSSMRIAAPAFLYALALMNLVTDEKTTVRRQPALAKG; this is encoded by the coding sequence ATGAGCAAATTATCGCCTAAATATCACCAACTCTACGTGCAGATCATTCTCCTGCACGCAGCAATCGGTTTTGCGATTTATCTGTTCCGTCCATTAGGTTTGCTCTACTTTGTAGGAGCCATTGTCTTCTTCCTTTACAAGATCTTTAAGCGTGGAAATCGCAACAATGAGGCCTTGATTGCAGCGGCCTATATGACCGGTGCAGAGGTCTTTTTCCGAATGACCACCTCAGGAATTCCCTATGAGACCGGGAAATATTCTGTGATCTGTTTCTTGCTCATCGGACTCTTCTTTAGCGGCAGCAGCAGGAAATCTGCTCCCTATTGGTTGTACCTGCTCATTCTTATCCCTGGAATTATTGTTTCGGCGGTCAATCTCAACTACAGTACCGATGTACGCAATGCCATTATCTTTAATCTCAGCGGTCCTTTCTGTCTGGGTATAGCAGCCCTATACTGTTTTCATCGTCGCATTACGGTGCGCCAGTATCGCTTTGTGCTTTGGTCCTTGCTCTTTCCCATTGTGACCATGACGGTCTATCTTTTTTTCTATACCCCGGATACGCGGGAAGTGCTTAGCGGAACGGCGTCTAATTTTGCACTCTCCGGAGGGTTTGGTCCTAACCAGGTGGCCACCGTGATTGGCATTGGAATGTTCGTGCTTTTTGTCGAACTCTTTTCGAACAGCAGGACCAAACTCCTGTTCTTTCTCAATTTGGGATTATTGCTTTTCTTGAGCTATCGGGCGATCATTACCTTTTCCCGCGGGGGAGTCGTCACCGCCGTGATCATGTCGGTCATTTTTGTGTATTTATTCTTCAATCGGGTTAATGCTATAAGAAAGGCAAAAATATCCTTTTCCCTGATCCTGATCGGGATCGCTATTGCCGGATTATGGACCTACTCTTCCTACCGGACTATGGGCCTGATCGATAAGCGCTACGCCAATCAGGACGCTGCAGGTCGGGTGAAGGAGAGTATAAGTACCGGACGGGAAGAACTGATCAGTTCAGAGCTTACCTTTTTTGTCGAAAATCCGGTGACCGGAATTGGGGTAGGGAAGACTAGGGAATACCGCATGGAGAAATACGGCATATTGGCCGCTTCGCATAACGAAGTCAGCCGCTTGCTTTCTGAACATGGAATTTTAGGCCTGCTCGCGCTCTTTTTACTCATTTTAGTTCCGCTAATCTTTAGAATACAAAACCGAAAAAACATCCTTTTCTACTCCTTTTTAGCCTTTTGGTTCCTGACCATTAATCACTCATCCATGCGTATTGCGGCTCCAGCCTTTTTGTATGCCTTGGCTCTGATGAATCTCGTTACCGATGAAAAAACTACTGTACGTAGGCAACCGGCTCTCGCAAAAGGGTAA
- a CDS encoding glycosyltransferase, whose protein sequence is MKEYRTANGEILLYLGDPKFSLLDALAEGPGDLWHSGLDQGYKNAFKEIIYQTATFWWYLNDFEDLDECISWRPNPNAFVIRKSAWVHMNGLDENFGSKDLQVLDLAYQMLRDCGGIPLYVKGLFPEANHQVNITAIDRYGFYLKHFKKHHSWYMLLRQNPLKWLSEWWALNRAKRGHQGKKITEPIPPRPLRAIEGQPKVSAIIPTMGRQDFVLKLLDDLSKQSWLPYEVVVVDATPEKDRDQTLYASFSAPFHFKYYWQTSKGSCRARNEAIAQCEGDYVLFFDDDVRVPPTLIENHLKVIQTYRAAGNNGLDIRAKRPTDDLDDLKHYLDEEPLYQTKIGATQSFSNANSFVAKSWVDRLHGNDINYDGGYGEDGDFGIRLVRSGAVVLFNSFATNLHLKPPAGGYRWWGEQAKVTGKKRKKQPWEMDHPVGNLTPVPSPTVMYQIMKFHSQEEVNEYKWKYFFIYLFKSKQGSIFKRFLRLPKRLRQFKLSQFYANQLLRLGMRYE, encoded by the coding sequence ATGAAAGAGTATAGAACTGCCAATGGCGAAATTTTGCTTTATCTGGGCGATCCTAAGTTCAGCCTGTTGGACGCGCTGGCTGAAGGTCCCGGCGATCTGTGGCACAGCGGTCTCGATCAAGGGTACAAAAACGCTTTTAAAGAAATCATCTACCAAACCGCGACTTTTTGGTGGTACCTCAATGATTTTGAGGACCTGGATGAGTGTATCAGTTGGCGCCCCAATCCAAACGCCTTTGTGATCAGAAAGTCAGCTTGGGTACACATGAACGGACTCGATGAAAACTTTGGGTCAAAGGATTTGCAAGTGTTGGATCTAGCCTATCAGATGCTCCGTGATTGTGGGGGTATTCCATTATATGTGAAAGGCTTATTCCCGGAAGCTAATCACCAAGTGAACATTACCGCAATTGATCGATACGGCTTCTATTTGAAGCACTTCAAAAAGCATCACAGCTGGTACATGCTATTGCGTCAAAATCCCTTAAAGTGGCTTTCAGAATGGTGGGCTTTAAACAGGGCGAAACGAGGACACCAGGGGAAGAAAATAACGGAGCCTATACCGCCGAGACCGCTTCGAGCAATTGAAGGACAACCTAAAGTGAGTGCCATTATCCCCACTATGGGTCGGCAGGATTTTGTCCTCAAGTTATTGGACGACTTAAGCAAACAATCTTGGCTTCCTTATGAGGTCGTCGTAGTGGATGCCACACCGGAGAAGGATAGAGACCAAACGCTCTATGCGTCTTTCAGTGCTCCTTTCCATTTTAAATACTACTGGCAGACCTCCAAGGGAAGCTGTCGGGCCAGGAATGAGGCCATCGCACAATGCGAAGGAGATTACGTCCTTTTCTTCGATGACGATGTACGCGTGCCTCCCACCCTTATTGAAAATCACCTCAAAGTCATTCAAACCTATCGGGCTGCAGGAAATAATGGTCTGGACATTCGGGCGAAGCGACCTACTGATGATTTGGACGATCTTAAGCACTATCTGGATGAAGAGCCTTTATATCAAACGAAAATTGGAGCGACTCAAAGTTTTAGCAATGCCAATTCCTTCGTGGCCAAAAGCTGGGTAGATCGCTTGCATGGCAATGATATCAATTACGACGGAGGATATGGAGAAGATGGAGACTTCGGGATACGCCTGGTGCGATCCGGCGCTGTGGTATTATTTAATTCATTCGCTACCAATCTGCATCTCAAGCCACCAGCAGGAGGCTATCGCTGGTGGGGTGAGCAGGCTAAAGTAACCGGCAAGAAAAGAAAGAAGCAACCCTGGGAAATGGACCATCCGGTAGGCAATCTTACCCCGGTACCCAGTCCCACGGTGATGTATCAGATTATGAAATTTCACAGTCAAGAAGAAGTCAACGAATACAAGTGGAAGTATTTCTTCATCTATTTATTCAAGAGTAAGCAGGGCAGTATTTTTAAACGTTTTTTGAGGTTGCCGAAACGCCTTCGCCAATTCAAATTATCCCAATTTTACGCGAACCAATTACTCCGACTAGGAATGAGATATGAGTGA
- a CDS encoding exopolysaccharide biosynthesis polyprenyl glycosylphosphotransferase translates to MPKDSAIHFEISERKVLLRIMDIVLVLSLVEVFGLVFQFDYLKLTQENWYWGALLAAYLTLFASIFELYDLQKASNLLVTFQNTILTASVTVLFYLFTPFLTPVLPENRIQILFLFLAIIAGIMLWRFAYVTLISAPRFNKKVMVVGDSFDINLIAETLEKADPNYRIVGYVNTDSRHQAAPVVTDLEAYPVENLGETVMQGGVSEIVVASGFDGVSMELYNELIQLLEKGFPIREYAQVYEELNQRVPVQNIDRDFYRYFPFSRSNKNRFYLFVHRFFDLLYGLLGILVLLVLAPMLWLLNLVANRGSFFFIQDRVGKNGKVFRLIKLRTMIRDAESGGAKYAQKNDKRITPFGRILRRTRLDELPQFINIIKGDMSLIGPRPERPQFVRELTELVPFYETRHIVKPGLTGWAQVRGRYGSSHDDALEKLQYDLFYIKHRNLFLDLNIILKTFTTVIFFRGQ, encoded by the coding sequence ATGCCCAAAGACTCGGCCATACACTTTGAGATTTCTGAGCGCAAGGTATTGTTGCGGATCATGGATATTGTCTTGGTCTTGAGCCTGGTAGAAGTCTTCGGATTGGTTTTTCAGTTTGATTACCTGAAATTGACTCAGGAAAATTGGTATTGGGGGGCGTTACTGGCCGCTTATCTTACCCTGTTCGCTTCTATTTTTGAATTGTACGATCTGCAGAAAGCCTCTAATCTATTGGTTACCTTCCAAAACACCATTTTGACCGCCTCGGTGACGGTGCTCTTCTACCTTTTCACCCCATTTCTTACGCCGGTACTGCCCGAAAATCGAATTCAGATACTCTTCCTTTTTCTGGCCATAATCGCGGGTATCATGCTTTGGCGCTTTGCCTATGTCACTTTGATCAGCGCGCCACGATTCAATAAAAAAGTAATGGTGGTAGGTGATTCTTTTGATATTAACCTGATCGCAGAAACACTGGAAAAGGCGGATCCCAATTATCGAATTGTGGGTTATGTAAATACAGACAGCCGCCATCAGGCTGCACCGGTGGTCACCGACCTAGAGGCCTATCCGGTAGAGAATTTAGGCGAAACCGTTATGCAGGGCGGAGTCTCTGAAATTGTGGTCGCCAGTGGCTTTGATGGGGTTTCCATGGAGCTCTACAACGAACTTATCCAACTTTTAGAGAAGGGATTTCCAATACGGGAATACGCTCAGGTCTATGAAGAGTTGAATCAACGGGTGCCGGTGCAAAACATCGATCGGGATTTTTATCGCTATTTCCCATTCAGTCGCAGTAACAAGAACCGTTTCTATCTATTTGTACATCGTTTTTTTGATCTGCTTTACGGATTGCTGGGTATTCTGGTTTTACTGGTACTAGCCCCGATGCTCTGGCTGCTGAATCTCGTGGCCAATCGCGGGTCTTTTTTCTTCATTCAAGACCGGGTGGGGAAAAATGGAAAGGTGTTCCGATTGATCAAACTGCGCACTATGATTAGGGATGCGGAAAGCGGTGGAGCCAAATATGCACAGAAGAACGACAAGCGTATCACCCCCTTTGGACGCATTCTTCGACGCACTCGATTGGACGAACTGCCCCAGTTCATCAATATTATCAAAGGGGATATGAGCTTGATCGGACCGCGTCCGGAGCGCCCTCAATTTGTCAGGGAGTTAACCGAGCTCGTGCCTTTCTATGAGACGCGCCACATCGTAAAGCCGGGCCTGACCGGATGGGCCCAGGTACGCGGGCGTTATGGATCTTCTCACGACGATGCCTTGGAAAAATTGCAGTACGATCTCTTCTATATAAAGCATCGTAATCTCTTCCTCGATCTGAATATCATACTCAAAACCTTTACGACCGTCATTTTCTTTCGGGGGCAGTAA
- a CDS encoding glycosyltransferase family 4 protein has translation MRVIQLIDSLALGGAERVAVNFANALADQGYSSFLCTSRKEGPLKKALHQDVGYLYLNRKSTLDRAALRRLHEFVQSNDIEIIHAHTTSFFLAYALSRWNPQLNLIWHVHHGGYQHSRSPKQLLHRWLSKRFETIITVNEELKQWAESRLGHHKVYYLPNFASHSEESLTLETLEGEAGKRLVCVANWRPEKNHSLLFKALDQVLVEYPDWTLHLFGNRPDTAYAKVLSDMLQSNNRLQEGIIDHGAVPGVSHHLHQFDLAVLSSFSEGLPMTLLEYGLAGLPVVCTNVGQCAEVLGDSGQLVPSDDVDAMQQALIRYIADPELRKQHGAALRQRIQSQYEAQKIMGQLVDIYEQIIA, from the coding sequence ATGCGTGTCATTCAACTGATCGATTCTTTAGCCTTAGGCGGAGCAGAACGCGTGGCAGTCAATTTCGCCAATGCCTTGGCTGATCAGGGCTATTCCAGTTTTCTGTGCACAAGCAGGAAGGAGGGCCCTTTGAAAAAGGCCCTTCATCAGGACGTAGGCTATCTCTACCTGAATCGAAAATCAACACTAGATCGAGCAGCGCTCAGAAGACTTCATGAATTCGTCCAATCGAATGATATTGAAATCATTCATGCACACACCACGAGCTTTTTTCTGGCCTATGCGCTCTCCCGATGGAACCCCCAACTGAATTTGATTTGGCATGTCCATCACGGAGGATATCAGCACTCCCGATCGCCTAAACAGCTGCTTCATCGCTGGCTAAGCAAACGATTTGAAACTATCATTACCGTCAATGAAGAATTAAAGCAGTGGGCAGAATCCCGACTGGGTCACCATAAGGTCTATTACTTGCCCAATTTTGCGTCACATTCTGAGGAATCATTGACCTTAGAGACCCTGGAGGGTGAAGCGGGTAAACGCCTGGTATGTGTCGCCAACTGGAGACCGGAGAAAAATCATAGCTTACTTTTTAAAGCTTTGGATCAAGTATTGGTAGAATACCCGGATTGGACCCTGCACCTTTTTGGAAATAGGCCGGATACCGCTTACGCGAAAGTGCTTAGCGACATGCTCCAGTCGAATAATCGACTTCAAGAAGGCATTATTGACCATGGGGCCGTTCCTGGCGTATCACATCATCTGCATCAATTTGATCTGGCCGTGCTCTCCTCTTTCTCCGAAGGCCTGCCCATGACCCTGCTGGAATACGGTCTAGCTGGCTTACCTGTGGTCTGTACGAATGTTGGTCAATGTGCTGAGGTGTTGGGAGATAGCGGACAGCTTGTTCCTTCAGATGATGTGGATGCTATGCAGCAGGCGCTAATTCGTTATATTGCCGATCCCGAGCTACGGAAGCAACATGGAGCAGCTTTGCGGCAGCGCATTCAATCGCAGTACGAAGCTCAGAAGATCATGGGACAACTCGTTGACATCTATGAGCAAATTATCGCCTAA
- a CDS encoding glycosyltransferase family 4 protein — translation MHLGFISPEYPHPKVKRNAGIGSAVAQLTQALVAQGVEVSVFIYGQTEDQVLEASGVKLHLIAQRKYMVGGWYLYRKFLQRYVNKRVLLEKIDALEAPDWTGITAFARFKCPLVIRLHGSDAYFCHLDGRSQKKKNRWFEKNALEGADAILSVSQFCAQLTQDIFGIERSITVIPNGVELPEQIHTEANQSAPLLFYFGSIIRKKGVLELPGILDKVLQDHPDCQMVLAGKDTTDVQTGKSTLELLNDLWTPKAKSQVEYLGMLNKEEVHSWLRKATVVLLPSYAEAMPMAWLEAMAEGKALVTSDIGWAAEVMEQGVTGYMAPPQDHAQWARSINTLLDDAELRKEMGIAAREQIKTHFEITQVAQKSKEYYQSLIASHERV, via the coding sequence ATGCACTTAGGCTTCATCAGTCCGGAATATCCCCATCCCAAGGTGAAACGCAATGCCGGGATCGGCAGCGCGGTGGCTCAACTGACTCAGGCGCTAGTCGCACAAGGGGTTGAGGTTTCCGTTTTTATCTACGGACAAACCGAAGATCAAGTGCTTGAAGCATCCGGGGTGAAGTTACATCTGATCGCTCAGCGCAAGTACATGGTGGGCGGTTGGTACTTATACCGTAAATTTTTGCAACGGTACGTTAATAAACGTGTGTTATTGGAAAAAATTGATGCTTTGGAAGCCCCGGATTGGACGGGGATTACTGCTTTTGCTAGATTCAAATGTCCTTTGGTCATCCGTTTGCACGGAAGCGATGCTTACTTCTGTCATCTGGACGGGCGTTCCCAAAAGAAAAAGAACCGCTGGTTTGAAAAGAACGCACTGGAAGGAGCAGATGCGATCTTGTCCGTAAGTCAATTCTGTGCGCAGCTAACCCAAGACATTTTTGGTATCGAGAGATCCATTACTGTCATTCCGAACGGCGTGGAACTCCCGGAGCAGATTCATACGGAAGCGAACCAATCTGCGCCTCTACTTTTTTATTTTGGGAGCATCATCCGTAAAAAAGGCGTGTTGGAATTGCCCGGGATTTTGGATAAGGTGCTGCAGGACCATCCCGATTGTCAGATGGTACTTGCCGGTAAAGACACCACCGATGTCCAAACCGGAAAGAGCACCCTGGAACTATTAAATGACCTGTGGACTCCAAAAGCCAAATCTCAGGTAGAATACCTGGGTATGCTGAACAAAGAGGAAGTACACTCCTGGTTAAGGAAAGCGACCGTGGTCCTTTTGCCCAGTTATGCCGAGGCGATGCCCATGGCCTGGTTGGAGGCCATGGCTGAAGGAAAAGCCCTGGTGACTTCCGATATTGGCTGGGCTGCTGAGGTGATGGAACAGGGCGTTACCGGTTATATGGCCCCGCCTCAAGATCATGCTCAATGGGCACGTTCTATCAACACGCTCTTAGATGACGCTGAGCTTAGAAAAGAAATGGGGATTGCCGCCCGAGAACAGATTAAAACGCATTTTGAAATTACCCAGGTGGCTCAAAAAAGTAAGGAATACTACCAATCTTTGATCGCATCCCATGAAAGAGTATAG
- a CDS encoding glycosyltransferase family 4 protein, whose amino-acid sequence MRFVIISHTPHCKQQGQIMAYGPYVKEMNLWIDGVEEVLVVAPLQSHAPALAQAYVHDQIKILPIPAIALVSLRESIKALVNAPRILYHIYQAMKQADHIHLRCPGNIGLLGCMVQLLFPKTRKTAKYAGNWDPLAKQPRSYKFQKWILSNTLLTKNMKVLVYGEWPDQSENIHPFFTASYRRSEIPKQDLPSRSTPYRLLFVGSLVPGKQPSYALELTKTMIDQDIDVQLDMYGDGPPRAALEAYTRELNLEESVTFHGNQSAEVLKTAYQQSHFLILPSRSEGWPKVVAEALFWGCIPAVTPISCVPWMLKQGERGILLSLDLRKDAEQLIRVLKNPEQQKELAKAASNWSRQYTLDQFQEQIRKLR is encoded by the coding sequence ATGAGATTTGTAATCATTTCCCATACTCCCCATTGCAAACAGCAAGGTCAAATAATGGCTTACGGACCCTACGTCAAAGAAATGAATCTCTGGATCGATGGCGTGGAGGAGGTGCTTGTTGTCGCACCCCTTCAGTCTCATGCACCTGCACTGGCGCAGGCGTATGTTCACGATCAGATTAAAATCCTTCCAATTCCGGCCATTGCTCTAGTTAGCTTGCGCGAAAGCATAAAAGCGCTAGTCAACGCACCCAGAATACTCTACCACATCTATCAGGCTATGAAGCAAGCCGATCATATTCACCTGCGCTGTCCGGGTAATATTGGACTTCTGGGATGTATGGTTCAGCTGCTCTTTCCAAAGACTAGAAAAACGGCTAAGTATGCAGGGAATTGGGATCCCCTGGCCAAGCAACCGCGAAGTTATAAGTTCCAAAAATGGATCTTGTCCAATACGCTACTCACCAAGAACATGAAGGTACTCGTGTACGGGGAGTGGCCCGATCAAAGTGAGAATATCCATCCTTTTTTTACCGCTTCTTACAGACGGTCTGAGATCCCAAAGCAAGATCTTCCTTCTCGATCTACGCCCTATCGTTTGCTTTTTGTCGGTAGCCTGGTACCGGGAAAGCAACCGTCTTATGCACTCGAGCTCACTAAGACCATGATTGATCAGGACATAGATGTTCAGTTGGATATGTACGGCGACGGACCGCCACGAGCAGCACTAGAAGCATACACAAGGGAGTTGAACCTGGAGGAGTCGGTTACTTTTCATGGAAATCAATCGGCTGAAGTTTTAAAAACGGCTTACCAGCAAAGTCACTTCCTCATTCTTCCTTCCCGTTCTGAAGGCTGGCCTAAAGTGGTAGCCGAAGCCCTATTTTGGGGCTGTATCCCTGCGGTGACCCCCATATCCTGTGTGCCTTGGATGCTCAAGCAAGGAGAACGCGGCATACTCCTGAGTCTTGATTTGCGAAAGGATGCTGAGCAGCTGATAAGGGTGTTGAAAAACCCTGAACAGCAGAAAGAACTAGCCAAAGCAGCCAGCAATTGGTCCAGACAGTATACCTTAGACCAGTTCCAGGAACAAATACGTAAATTGAGGTGA
- a CDS encoding glycosyltransferase: MSDPRSFSLIVCTYRRPQVILNLLDSVAIQSRSPHEIIIVDGSEEDSTEKALKDKNYDDLRYFRVDAAHLGLTRQRNFGIRQVASEVDIVCFLDDDVVLQEGYFEQLITTYDKHPEALGVGGYITNDVVWTKSRSEKGIDDYCYDGYCRKDGSRFMLRKRLGLAPDRPPAHFPEFGHGRSVAFLPPSGKIYPAEQIMGGVSSFPKKVLDQHQFSTYFEGYGLYEDAEFTLRLSKIGKLYVNTAATLKHFHDSSGRPNQYRYGKMVIRNGWYVWRVKYPNPSLKARLKWHATAGLLTAIRYLNVVTTSERKKAFTEALGRTVGWCSLWFNPPRPS; this comes from the coding sequence ATGAGTGATCCCAGGTCTTTTTCATTGATTGTTTGCACCTATCGCCGGCCTCAGGTGATTCTCAATCTTTTGGATTCTGTCGCTATTCAAAGCCGTAGTCCTCATGAAATTATTATTGTAGATGGTTCTGAGGAGGATAGCACCGAAAAAGCACTAAAGGATAAGAATTATGATGATCTTCGCTATTTTCGGGTAGATGCGGCCCATCTCGGACTCACCAGACAACGGAATTTCGGAATTCGGCAGGTGGCTTCTGAGGTGGACATCGTCTGCTTTTTGGACGATGACGTGGTATTGCAGGAGGGTTATTTTGAGCAATTGATAACGACCTATGACAAACACCCGGAGGCTTTAGGAGTTGGAGGGTATATCACAAATGATGTGGTCTGGACTAAGAGCCGGAGCGAGAAAGGAATTGATGATTACTGTTATGACGGATACTGTCGAAAAGACGGGAGTCGATTCATGTTACGTAAACGTTTAGGCCTGGCTCCTGATCGACCACCGGCTCATTTTCCTGAATTTGGACACGGACGATCCGTGGCCTTCTTACCACCCTCAGGTAAAATTTATCCCGCAGAACAAATCATGGGCGGAGTGAGTTCCTTTCCAAAGAAGGTACTCGATCAGCATCAATTTTCTACCTATTTTGAAGGCTATGGACTCTATGAAGATGCCGAGTTTACCTTGCGACTCTCTAAAATTGGGAAGTTGTATGTGAATACAGCGGCTACGCTAAAACACTTCCATGACAGTTCCGGGCGTCCTAATCAATACCGCTATGGCAAAATGGTGATCCGGAACGGTTGGTATGTCTGGCGGGTCAAGTATCCCAATCCATCGTTAAAAGCACGTTTGAAATGGCACGCCACGGCCGGACTGCTGACCGCTATCCGGTACCTGAACGTAGTGACCACTTCGGAGCGCAAAAAAGCATTCACCGAAGCCTTGGGGCGCACCGTTGGTTGGTGCAGCTTATGGTTCAATCCACCCCGACCGTCATGA